Proteins from one Halopseudomonas pelagia genomic window:
- a CDS encoding helix-turn-helix domain-containing protein, whose amino-acid sequence MNQILYPLPCARLQERAFWAQGIGQTLKEYGKSVGDLPAELQAFCSPADLSMSKISQTDMNRLWHAAAQLSQDDCFGLRMGEVYCSNTLKVLALAAISSETIGQAVQRIIRYFPVFSTQVQIYSVEDDQHITVYFQPKGSPHPLHMEALVAHCRNIWQALETGTIPLVLETRLIADHEKTRSHCEQLFGKRVRLGAKRIAVRLNRQAMATPLPSADAFLRKRLDASLEDMLNEMPNVDFAEQVKQRIRVLVAEREVSEELVATPFNMSPRHLRRKLSETKTTYEKLLDEVRMELAIRLIQDGKLNLGRIAFELGFLDPSSFTRAFRRWTNMSPTAFRDQFRQSESTAL is encoded by the coding sequence ATGAACCAGATACTCTATCCGCTGCCCTGTGCGCGGTTGCAAGAAAGAGCTTTTTGGGCCCAGGGAATCGGCCAGACGCTGAAAGAATACGGTAAGTCAGTCGGCGATCTACCCGCTGAACTTCAGGCTTTTTGCTCACCCGCCGACCTTAGCATGTCAAAAATCAGCCAGACCGATATGAACCGGCTTTGGCATGCTGCAGCTCAGCTTTCCCAGGATGATTGCTTTGGCCTGAGAATGGGTGAGGTGTACTGCTCCAATACGCTCAAGGTATTGGCCCTAGCGGCCATTTCCAGCGAGACGATTGGCCAGGCAGTGCAACGCATCATTCGTTACTTCCCGGTTTTCAGCACCCAGGTGCAAATCTATTCGGTTGAAGACGACCAGCACATCACGGTTTATTTCCAACCCAAGGGCTCGCCCCACCCCCTGCATATGGAAGCACTGGTCGCCCACTGCCGCAACATCTGGCAGGCGCTGGAAACCGGGACCATACCTCTGGTGCTGGAAACGCGTCTGATTGCGGACCATGAAAAAACCCGATCGCATTGCGAGCAACTTTTCGGCAAGCGTGTGCGCCTGGGCGCCAAGCGCATTGCAGTGCGCCTGAATCGGCAAGCGATGGCCACTCCCCTGCCGAGTGCGGATGCGTTTCTGCGCAAACGCCTGGATGCTTCGCTGGAAGATATGCTTAACGAAATGCCCAACGTTGATTTCGCCGAACAGGTGAAGCAGCGTATTCGGGTTCTGGTGGCTGAACGTGAGGTCTCTGAAGAGCTGGTAGCGACACCTTTCAATATGAGCCCGCGGCACCTGCGCCGTAAGCTCAGCGAAACCAAAACTACCTATGAAAAGCTGTTGGATGAAGTGCGTATGGAGCTGGCGATTCGGCTGATTCAGGATGGCAAGTTGAATCTGGGGCGTATTGCCTTCGAACTGGGCTTCCTGGATCCGAGCAGCTTCACACGGGCATTTCGTCGCTGGACCAATATGAGCCCGACCGCGTTCCGTGATCAGTTTCGGCAGAGTGAGAGCACGGCGCTTTAA